A section of the Gloeobacter violaceus PCC 7421 genome encodes:
- a CDS encoding ABC1 kinase family protein: MSSAISTSCGRRLPACARNCSASATRKPREVPVPLRYPFVIVSAPPSSAKNYRWNRVNYSRTRRVIDIWGFFLLILFYRWWDSKKWTYRSGDSEENRSRRQRMRAIWTRETMLELGPTFIKVGQLFSTRADLFPKEYIEELSRLQDEVPAFPYEQVVEIVEDQFGKPIPQVFQFFDPTPIAAASLGQVHRAQLHSGEDVVVKVQRPGLEKLFNVDLGILRGIAQYLQNHPRYGRGGREWVPIYDECARILMQEIDYLNEGRNADTFRRNFKDSPEICVPRVYWRYSSPRVLTLEYLPGIKISNYEALEAAGLDRRSLARIGARSYLQQLLNDGFFHADPHPGNIAVRHDGALIFYDFGMMGHIQPGTKEKLMDTFLGVAQSDADKVIDSLIELGAIKKSADRVPIRRSIEFLLTNFVNQPYNLQSFNFAELTDDIYEMAYEQPFRFPATFTFVLRAVSTLEGLGKGLDPDFNFMDVAQPFADQLMAVNSEFGMRELFNQLGQQVGQVSSMTVNLPRRIEQTLERADRGELRVRTKSIETERLLKRLNSAAIGGIYSVLLAAFLICSVVLYTADHILEAIAAFGLAGLLSFALGRVLLRLQRIDTDLQ, from the coding sequence ATGTCCAGCGCAATATCGACGAGTTGCGGGCGGAGGTTGCCCGCCTGCGCTCGGAATTGCAGCGCTTCCGCAACCAGGAAGCCACGTGAAGTCCCTGTCCCCCTCCGCTACCCATTCGTGATCGTGTCGGCGCCGCCTTCTTCTGCTAAGAACTATCGCTGGAATCGAGTCAACTACTCGCGCACCCGCCGCGTGATCGATATTTGGGGCTTCTTTTTGTTGATTCTGTTCTACCGCTGGTGGGACAGCAAAAAGTGGACCTACCGCAGCGGCGACAGCGAAGAAAACCGCTCGCGCCGCCAGCGCATGCGGGCCATCTGGACGCGCGAGACAATGCTCGAACTGGGGCCGACTTTTATCAAGGTCGGGCAACTGTTTTCGACGCGGGCGGACTTGTTCCCGAAAGAATATATCGAAGAACTCTCCAGACTCCAGGACGAGGTACCGGCCTTTCCCTACGAACAGGTCGTCGAGATCGTCGAGGACCAGTTCGGCAAACCGATCCCCCAGGTCTTTCAATTTTTTGATCCGACTCCGATTGCCGCCGCTTCCCTGGGTCAGGTGCACAGAGCCCAGCTGCACTCGGGCGAAGATGTCGTCGTCAAAGTGCAGCGGCCGGGCCTAGAAAAGCTGTTCAATGTCGATCTCGGTATCCTGCGCGGCATCGCCCAGTACCTGCAGAATCACCCGCGCTACGGCCGGGGCGGGCGCGAGTGGGTGCCCATCTACGACGAGTGCGCCCGCATCCTCATGCAGGAGATCGACTATCTCAACGAGGGGCGCAACGCCGACACCTTCCGCCGCAACTTCAAAGACAGCCCCGAAATTTGTGTGCCGCGGGTCTACTGGCGCTACTCCTCCCCCAGGGTGCTCACCCTCGAATATTTGCCGGGCATCAAAATCAGCAACTACGAGGCGCTGGAGGCGGCGGGGCTCGACCGGCGGTCGCTGGCGCGCATCGGGGCGCGCTCCTACCTGCAGCAGCTGCTCAACGACGGCTTCTTTCACGCCGATCCCCACCCGGGCAACATCGCCGTGCGCCACGACGGGGCGCTGATTTTTTACGACTTCGGCATGATGGGCCACATCCAGCCGGGCACCAAAGAGAAGCTCATGGACACCTTTCTTGGGGTGGCCCAATCCGATGCCGACAAGGTGATCGATTCGCTCATCGAACTGGGGGCCATCAAGAAAAGTGCCGACCGGGTGCCCATCCGCCGCTCGATCGAATTTTTGCTCACCAACTTCGTCAACCAGCCCTACAACCTGCAGTCGTTCAACTTTGCGGAGTTGACCGACGACATCTACGAAATGGCTTACGAGCAGCCCTTTCGCTTTCCGGCGACTTTCACGTTTGTGTTGCGGGCCGTCTCGACCCTCGAAGGATTGGGCAAGGGCCTCGATCCCGATTTCAACTTTATGGACGTGGCCCAGCCTTTTGCCGATCAGCTCATGGCTGTCAATTCAGAATTCGGTATGCGCGAATTATTCAACCAGCTCGGCCAGCAGGTGGGCCAGGTCAGCTCGATGACCGTCAACCTGCCCCGGCGCATCGAGCAAACGCTTGAGCGGGCCGACCGCGGCGAACTGCGGGTGCGCACCAAGTCGATCGAGACGGAGCGATTGCTCAAGCGGCTCAACTCGGCGGCCATCGGCGGCATCTACAGCGTGCTGTTGGCGGCTTTTCTCATCTGTTCGGTCGTGCTCTACACCGCCGACCATATTCTCGAGGCGATCGCCGCCTTTGGCCTGGCGGGTCTGCTGTCCTTCGCCCTCGGGCGGGTGCTGCTGCGGTTGCAGCGCATCGACACCGACTTGCAGTAG
- a CDS encoding STAS domain-containing protein, with protein sequence MSLRGTRDEGENYQLFRLIGQLDAFSEPVFRKVMNKYIEEGSPNIVLDLSQIDFVDSSGLGALVQLAKKVQGVPGTFQIVANPRVTQTVRLVRLEQFLSLRNSLEEALGHIPGK encoded by the coding sequence GTGAGCCTGAGGGGCACCCGCGATGAAGGCGAAAACTACCAGCTTTTTCGCCTGATTGGTCAGCTGGACGCCTTCTCGGAACCCGTCTTCCGCAAAGTGATGAACAAGTACATCGAGGAAGGCTCGCCCAACATCGTCCTGGACTTGTCACAGATCGATTTTGTCGACAGCTCCGGCCTCGGGGCACTGGTGCAGCTGGCCAAAAAAGTGCAGGGAGTTCCCGGTACTTTCCAGATCGTCGCCAACCCGCGGGTCACCCAGACGGTGAGACTGGTGCGCCTGGAGCAGTTTTTGTCGCTGCGCAATTCCCTCGAAGAAGCGCTCGGGCACATTCCCGGAAAGTAG
- a CDS encoding Mini-ribonuclease 3 has product MDPVQIRSLSLEALAYLGDAVWELHVRTRVLLPPRRLQWLHGDTVACVRASAQAKLATCLSPHLTVEEADWLRRGRNAGGTVPRRLDPATYRLATAFEALLGYLFLADRDRLGVILHLCDEFQHHHGPDTPSPEA; this is encoded by the coding sequence TTGGATCCCGTCCAGATCCGCTCGCTGTCGCTGGAGGCGCTGGCCTACCTGGGCGACGCGGTCTGGGAACTGCACGTGCGCACGCGGGTGCTGCTCCCCCCCCGCCGCCTCCAGTGGCTGCACGGCGACACCGTCGCCTGTGTGCGGGCCTCTGCCCAGGCAAAGCTTGCGACCTGCCTGTCCCCGCACCTGACGGTGGAGGAGGCCGACTGGCTAAGGCGCGGTCGCAACGCCGGGGGGACGGTCCCGCGGCGCCTCGACCCGGCCACCTACCGTTTGGCCACGGCCTTCGAGGCTTTGTTAGGATATTTGTTTCTGGCTGACCGCGACCGCCTCGGGGTCATCCTTCACCTGTGCGATGAGTTTCAACACCACCATGGCCCCGACACCCCGTCCCCAGAGGCCTAA
- the rlmB gene encoding 23S rRNA (guanosine(2251)-2'-O)-methyltransferase RlmB, whose product MAPTPRPQRPKRPSTKAKPYSAAKPKTKRPAKLVRKATGEVSRPERPRDATRTAKVKDITPTGAGSRAPKTIKTRMAPEAAPTVVESDEAELLYGKQSVLAALQNSRPLNRVWLTEKLRYDPRFLRLLDAAKAGGAVIDIVEPRRLDQLTAGGNHQGVAAQAAAHPYVEFEELIASLVERPDPVLLAADGIEDPHNLGALIRSAEAFGFQGIILPQRRAVGVTATVAKVAAGAVEHLPIARVTNLNQAIERLKEAGYQVVGTQEKASQALYELKLDGPLVVVVGSEGKGISLLTQRHCDHMVSIPLAGKTTSLNASVAGGIMLYEVMRQRRANQIDLS is encoded by the coding sequence ATGGCCCCGACACCCCGTCCCCAGAGGCCTAAGCGCCCGAGCACCAAGGCGAAGCCCTACTCCGCCGCCAAACCCAAAACCAAGCGCCCGGCCAAACTGGTGCGTAAAGCCACAGGCGAGGTGTCCCGACCCGAACGGCCGCGCGATGCGACCCGAACGGCCAAAGTCAAAGACATCACGCCGACCGGGGCCGGGAGCCGCGCCCCCAAGACCATCAAGACCCGCATGGCCCCTGAAGCCGCCCCGACCGTAGTCGAGAGCGACGAGGCGGAACTGCTCTACGGCAAACAGTCGGTGCTCGCTGCTCTGCAGAACAGCCGTCCCCTCAACCGCGTCTGGCTCACCGAGAAGTTGCGCTACGACCCACGCTTTTTGCGGCTGCTCGACGCGGCCAAGGCCGGCGGGGCGGTGATCGACATCGTCGAGCCGCGCCGGCTCGATCAGCTCACCGCCGGGGGCAACCACCAGGGCGTCGCCGCCCAGGCCGCCGCCCATCCCTACGTCGAATTCGAGGAATTGATCGCTTCGCTCGTGGAGCGGCCCGACCCGGTGTTGCTCGCCGCCGACGGCATCGAAGATCCCCACAATCTGGGGGCGCTCATCCGCTCCGCCGAGGCGTTCGGTTTTCAGGGGATCATCTTGCCCCAGCGGCGGGCGGTGGGGGTGACGGCGACGGTGGCCAAGGTGGCGGCGGGGGCGGTGGAGCACCTGCCCATCGCCCGGGTCACCAACCTCAACCAGGCCATCGAACGCCTCAAGGAGGCGGGTTATCAGGTCGTCGGCACCCAGGAGAAGGCAAGCCAGGCGCTCTACGAACTGAAGTTGGATGGGCCATTGGTAGTCGTGGTGGGCTCCGAAGGCAAGGGCATTTCGCTACTCACCCAGCGCCACTGCGATCACATGGTCTCGATTCCGCTGGCGGGCAAGACTACCAGCCTCAACGCTTCGGTGGCAGGTGGGATCATGCTTTACGAGGTGATGCGCCAGCGCCGCGCCAACCAGATCGACCTCAGCTAG